The Clostridia bacterium genome segment CGGCTTCACTCTGATAGAAGTATTAGTGGTATTAGTTATTATGGGCATGGCCTTTTTAATAACTTTGCCGGCCCTCAGCTCCTCTTTATCTGGATTGTACTTAAGGATGTCGGCACGGCAAATAGTCAGCGACCTACGGGAAGCCCAGCAGGTGGCGGTTGCCGAGACCTTTTCTCCTTATGTGCTGTTCAGCGTCTACCGTCCCGGTTCGGTTTCCAACTTTTACGAGCTACATATTTTCAGGGATAACTTGGTACGCAGCCGAAGGGTATATCTCGACGACTCAGTAAAGATGACGCAGGCGACTTTTCCGGATCGGCGATTAGTTTTCGACACCAAGGGTTCCCCTACTGCCTATGGCATTATCCAGTTGGAGGATAATTATGGTCACCGAGTCCGTATCCAGGTTCTCTTGATAACAGGGAGGGTGCAAATAATAGAATGAGGTTTTGGCGTCAAAACCATGGAACCACATTGCTGGAAGTTATTATCACTGCCCTGCTGGTGACAGTGCTCTCCATACCAACCGTTGAGATATGCATCCGGGTTTCAAGATTAACCCAGGAGGGCAGTTTCCAAACTGTGGCCATGAACCTAGCCCAGGGCAAGTTAGAAGAACTCAAGGCGCTGTCGTGGGACGAGTTGGAGCAATTGGAGGGAAGCCATAGTAGCGAGATTCTTACTATCAACCGGAGCTCTTGGGTTTGCCATTATCAAATCAGTACTGACGATCCCATTGGGGGACCAGGAGCTGTAAAGCAGATTGTGGTATATGTGTATCGCTTAAGTAATAATCAGGGCGAGAAGCCATGCCTGGAGGCTACTTTAACTTCCCTGGTCGGGAGGTATTGATTATTGGTCAGGGGTAGATATAATGCTGGTTTTACCCTGATTGAAGTTGTACTTGCCGCTATGCTTATGATGCTCATATGGGCTGTCTTCTATAGTGTGACCACCGCTACCGTGGCTAGGGTAAATGAGGAGGAGGAGATCATTGATGCTCAACAAAACGTTCGCTTGGTCATGGACCGGTTGAGCCGGGAGCTACGCCAAGCCAAAAGGGTTGAGGCTTTCGGGGAGAACTGGATTAGCTTTCGGGATGTAAATCAGCGGCTCATCAGGTATTACTTAGACGGTGAAGGCGAAATCCAGCGGGCTGTCAGTGGAGGCGGCAACAATATCGTGGCATACGGTATCGATAGGTTGCATGTCTTCTGGGACCCCGAACGGTGCTCAGTATATTTGACCGTTTATGCCCAAAAGCACCGATTTGCGGCTAGAACCACCGTCAACGTAAGGGTGGAAAACCATTGAGTAATGACGCAATCCACGATTCCGGCCAAATTGCCATCCTTTCCGTATTGCCGTTAATGATCCTATCTGTAGTTGCGGGAATCTTATTAGTCGTGGGGTTAGGCGAAGCCAGGATAGCGAGGTCAAATTCAGCGCAAATTGAGGCCCTGACCATAGCTGAGGCAGGAGCAGAGAAGGTTCTAGCTCGGTTAGGGTCGGACCCATATTGGGAATATTGGCCTAAAGAGTGGACAAA includes the following:
- a CDS encoding prepilin-type N-terminal cleavage/methylation domain-containing protein; its protein translation is MGMVSIRSSQHDSNFGFTLIEVLVVLVIMGMAFLITLPALSSSLSGLYLRMSARQIVSDLREAQQVAVAETFSPYVLFSVYRPGSVSNFYELHIFRDNLVRSRRVYLDDSVKMTQATFPDRRLVFDTKGSPTAYGIIQLEDNYGHRVRIQVLLITGRVQIIE